From a region of the Deltaproteobacteria bacterium genome:
- a CDS encoding MBOAT family protein, with the protein MVFSSLLFLFIFLPVVLAGNLLLPLRWRNLFLLAASLVFYAWGETLYVVVMLVSIGLNYAFGLLISRSQSLHARRWTIALAVTANLSLLGFFKYANFMVDSLALLFQSISLSPPHLAAIHLPIGISFFTFQGISYLVDVYRNDVPAQESLLDLGLYISLFPQLIAGPIIRYHDVARELRDRRITAADFSYGIGRFIQGLGKKVLIANVMAGVVDRIFALPLERLTVPLAWLGVIGYALQIYYDFSGYSDMAIGLGRMFGFHYLENFDHPYIAGSVREFWRRWHISLSNWFRDYLYIPLGGNKKGRIRTYANLFTVFLLCGLWHGADWHFVIWGALHGVFMVFERIGLGRILKRLWAPLRHLYLLLFLSFSWVIFRADSMAAAIHYLTALIGRNSPGLSLPLAYLLNPEVFLAGLAGILFAVPWPLKGLAALWRGEKGNLPGPEGMWRLAMIAGHGTIFLIALLDLSVNAYNPFIYFRF; encoded by the coding sequence ATGGTATTCAGTTCTCTTCTTTTCCTCTTTATCTTCCTTCCAGTAGTGCTGGCAGGGAATCTTCTTCTTCCTCTACGGTGGAGAAACCTTTTTCTGCTGGCTGCCAGTTTGGTTTTCTACGCGTGGGGGGAGACCCTATATGTAGTTGTCATGCTGGTTTCTATCGGGCTTAATTACGCTTTTGGCCTGTTGATCTCCCGCAGCCAGTCACTTCATGCACGACGCTGGACCATCGCTCTGGCGGTAACAGCCAATCTTTCCCTCCTGGGGTTTTTCAAGTATGCCAACTTCATGGTTGATTCCCTCGCTCTTCTGTTCCAGAGCATTTCCCTGTCACCTCCGCATTTGGCAGCGATCCATCTTCCCATCGGGATATCCTTTTTTACCTTTCAGGGGATCTCCTACTTGGTGGATGTCTACCGTAATGACGTACCGGCACAGGAAAGTCTGCTTGATCTCGGACTCTATATTTCACTCTTCCCTCAGCTCATCGCCGGTCCCATTATTCGATACCATGACGTGGCCCGTGAACTCCGGGACAGACGGATAACCGCGGCGGATTTTTCTTACGGAATTGGACGTTTTATTCAGGGACTAGGGAAAAAGGTCCTGATTGCAAACGTAATGGCCGGTGTGGTGGACCGGATTTTCGCTCTCCCGTTGGAACGGCTCACAGTCCCGTTGGCATGGCTGGGGGTGATCGGTTATGCATTGCAGATCTATTATGACTTTTCCGGCTACTCCGATATGGCCATTGGGCTGGGGCGGATGTTCGGTTTCCATTATCTGGAAAATTTTGACCATCCCTACATTGCCGGTTCCGTACGGGAATTCTGGCGGAGGTGGCACATCTCACTCTCCAACTGGTTCCGGGACTATCTCTATATTCCTCTCGGAGGAAACAAAAAGGGCCGAATACGGACCTACGCAAACCTTTTTACAGTCTTCCTGCTTTGCGGTCTCTGGCATGGAGCAGATTGGCATTTCGTTATCTGGGGAGCCCTGCACGGAGTTTTTATGGTTTTCGAACGAATCGGGCTGGGCCGCATCTTAAAACGTCTTTGGGCACCCCTGCGGCACCTCTACCTCCTCCTGTTCCTTTCATTCAGTTGGGTAATATTTAGGGCCGACTCAATGGCAGCCGCAATACATTATCTTACTGCACTAATAGGGAGAAATTCTCCGGGTCTCTCTCTACCCCTTGCATACCTTCTTAATCCTGAGGTTTTTCTTGCGGGACTTGCCGGGATCCTCTTTGCCGTACCATGGCCCTTAAAAGGTTTGGCCGCCCTCTGGCGGGGAGAGAAAGGCAATCTGCCCGGACCCGAAGGTATGTGGAGGCTGGCCATGATCGCAGGCCACGGCACAATATTTCTGA
- a CDS encoding ISL3 family transposase, protein MHLAEQMPVLPLSRELCIHPNSVWRILEHYVKQARQDLDLSKVVAAGIDECSKQKGHKYVTTFCDLERSRVLYVAEHRHAEVLQEFAQDFKDPKGNVEQIQQVCCDMWPAYISGVHEYLPNAANTFDHYHVMSMMNRAIDEVRCSKTKEQPELLKRSRYLWLKNPGNLSGAQTERIAYLKSLDLKTSRAYYIKLALQRLWSFQYPKVAERYLKKLYYWATHSRLEQVVVFAKTLKNHWDGVLNYTRSRITNGIVEGINSKIKTALKRAYGFKSFQYYRTIIYLVAGKPDLPTRSC, encoded by the coding sequence TTGCATTTAGCTGAACAGATGCCCGTTTTGCCATTGTCGAGAGAACTTTGCATACATCCGAACAGTGTCTGGCGAATTCTCGAACATTATGTGAAGCAAGCGCGCCAGGATCTGGATCTTTCCAAGGTTGTCGCCGCAGGAATCGACGAATGCTCCAAACAAAAGGGCCATAAATACGTCACGACCTTTTGTGACCTGGAGAGATCCCGGGTGCTTTATGTAGCTGAGCATCGTCATGCCGAAGTTCTTCAGGAATTTGCCCAGGATTTCAAGGACCCCAAAGGAAACGTCGAGCAGATTCAGCAAGTCTGCTGCGACATGTGGCCGGCCTACATTTCAGGGGTTCATGAGTACCTGCCGAATGCTGCAAACACCTTCGATCATTACCATGTCATGTCCATGATGAATCGCGCCATCGATGAGGTTCGCTGCTCTAAAACCAAGGAGCAACCCGAACTCCTGAAACGTTCTCGCTATCTTTGGCTTAAAAATCCTGGAAACCTGAGTGGTGCTCAGACAGAACGGATCGCCTACCTCAAATCCCTGGACCTTAAGACATCACGTGCCTATTACATCAAATTAGCGCTGCAACGACTTTGGAGCTTTCAATATCCGAAAGTGGCTGAACGTTATTTGAAGAAATTGTATTACTGGGCAACACACAGTCGCCTTGAACAGGTCGTTGTTTTTGCCAAAACCCTTAAAAACCATTGGGACGGCGTGCTCAACTACACGCGATCCCGGATCACCAACGGCATTGTAGAAGGTATTAACAGCAAGATTAAAACCGCCTTAAAAAGGGCCTATGGCTTCAAGAGTTTTCAATATTATCGAACCATTATTTATCTCGTTGCAGGAAAACCGGACTTACCCACACGATCTTGTTGA
- a CDS encoding BrnT family toxin, which yields MSFKLRILIVCHCFRDSEEVVRLISARKAIKTEQKEYRRRRK from the coding sequence ATGAGTTTCAAGTTACGTATTCTCATCGTTTGCCACTGTTTTCGAGACAGTGAGGAAGTTGTGCGGCTTATATCGGCCAGGAAGGCAATAAAAACTGAACAAAAAGAATACCGGAGGAGAAGAAAATGA